In the genome of Nocardioides sp. NBC_00368, the window GGCCGAGGAGGCGCAGCCCGGGGTGCGGGTGAAGGTGCGGTTCGGACCCAAGGACGTCGACGGGTTCGTCGTGGCCCGGGCCGAGGCCTCCGAGCACGCGAAGCTGCAGCCGCTCAAGCGGGTGGTCAGCTCCGAGGTGGTGCTCACCCCGCAGGTGGCCGCGTTGAGCGAGGCGGTCGCCCGGCGCTACGCAGGTCCCCGGGCCGATGTGCTCCGGCTCGCGATCCCTCCGCGGCACGCATCGACCGAGAAGGAGCCGTCACCGACCCCGCCGATCGCCCCGGCATTCGATCCCGCTGCCGCGGCCGCTGCGTGGGCGGGTCACGAGCCGGCAACCGCATTCCTGCGACACCTGGCCTCCGGCGGAGCGCCGCGCGCGGTCTGGCACGCCGCGGCCGGCACCGACCACGCCGACTTGATCGCGCACGCCACCGCGGCGACGCTCGCCTCCGGACGCGGTGCGCTGGTCGTGGTGCCCGACTGGAAGGACCTCGCCCGCCTCGACACCGCGATGACGGCGGTGCTGGGGGAGGGCCGGCACGCCGTGCTGGCCGCCGACGCCGGGCCGGCGTCTCGCTACCGTGAGTTCCTGCGGGTCTCCCGAGGCGCGGTGAAGGTGGCGATCGGCACCCGTGCCGCGGCCTTCGCGCCGGTGCGCGACCTCGGGCTCGTGGTTGTCTGGGACGACGGCGACGACCTGCTCGCCGAGCAGCGTTCGCCCTACCCGCACGCGCGTGACGTGCTGCTGCTGCGGGCCGAGCAGGAGCAGGCGGCCGCGCTCGTGGGCGGCTTCGCACGGACCGTGGAGGCCGGGTTCCTGGCCGAGACCGGCTGGGCCCAGGAGATCCGCCCGACGCGTGCCCTGGCCAGGCAGCGGGTGAGCATCGAGATCACCGGCGACACCGACTTCGACCTCGAGAAGGACCCGCTCACCCGAGCCTCCCGGGTGCCCCGCGAGGCGCACGAGGCGATCCGCGCCGCGCTCGCCACCGGACCGGTCCTGCTCCAGACCCCACGCCGCGGATATGCGGCCTCGTTGGCCTGCGACCGGTGCCGTACGCCGGCCAGGTGCTCGGCCTGTCAGGGGCCGCTGCAGCTCGGCGGACCGGCCGCGCCGCCGACGTGCGCCTGGTGCGGACACGTCGAGGCGGCATGGGCGTGCGGCGCCTGTGGAGGATTCGGCCTGCGGGCGCCGATCATCGGCGAGGCGCGTACGGCCGAGGAGATGGGTCGCTCCTTCGCCGGGGTGCGGGTGGTCACCTCGTCGGCGGGGGCGGTGAAGCAGACCGTGCCGGGGACCCCTGCCATCGTCGTCGCGACGATCGGTGCCGAGCCCGTGGTCTCGACAGGCTCGACCACCGGTAGCGGCTATTCCGCGGTGCTGCTGCTCGACACCTGGCTGCTGCTGGGGCGGCCGGACCTGCGTACGGACGAGGAGGCGCTGCGCCGCTGGAGCAACGCCGCCGGACTGGTGCGGCCCGGCGGGCGGGTCCTGGTCGTCGGCGACCCCGCGCTGCCGGTGCTGCAGGCGCTGGTGCGCTGGGACCAGCCCGGGTTCGCCCAGCGGGAGGCGTCCGCACGGCAGGAGGCCCACCTGCCACCGGCCTCGCGGATGGCCACGATCACCGGCACGCCCGGCGCACTCGACGACGCGCTCACCCTGCTCGCGCTGCCGCCGGGCGCGGAGGTCCTGGGACCGGTGCCTGCCGAGCCGACCTCCACCGGCGAGCCACGGCTGCGCGCGGTCGTGCGCGTCCCGCGGTCTCTCGGCACCAAGCTCACCGAGGCGCTCGGGGAGCTGCAGCGGGTGCGGTCGGCGCGCAAGCTCGACCCGGTGCGCGTCCAGGTCGATCCGCCGACGCTCTGAGCCAGGCTCAGCCCACGTATTGTGGACCCGACACGCTCGACCACCTAGGAGAACAGTGGCAGTCCAGCCCATCCGACTCTTCGGCGACCCCGTGCTGCGCAAGCCAGCCATCGAGGTCGTCGACTTCGACAAGGAGCTGCACAAGCTCGTTGCCGATCTGACCGACACCATGCTCGAGGCGCCCGGCGCCGGACTGGCCGCTCCGCAGATCGGGGT includes:
- a CDS encoding primosomal protein N', which gives rise to MSRGPQEAAGAAELELPGLVRDRVKEGRAKAAATRARKAAEAETAEIDPVAKVLVDLPMAHLDRPFDYAVPASMAEEAQPGVRVKVRFGPKDVDGFVVARAEASEHAKLQPLKRVVSSEVVLTPQVAALSEAVARRYAGPRADVLRLAIPPRHASTEKEPSPTPPIAPAFDPAAAAAAWAGHEPATAFLRHLASGGAPRAVWHAAAGTDHADLIAHATAATLASGRGALVVVPDWKDLARLDTAMTAVLGEGRHAVLAADAGPASRYREFLRVSRGAVKVAIGTRAAAFAPVRDLGLVVVWDDGDDLLAEQRSPYPHARDVLLLRAEQEQAAALVGGFARTVEAGFLAETGWAQEIRPTRALARQRVSIEITGDTDFDLEKDPLTRASRVPREAHEAIRAALATGPVLLQTPRRGYAASLACDRCRTPARCSACQGPLQLGGPAAPPTCAWCGHVEAAWACGACGGFGLRAPIIGEARTAEEMGRSFAGVRVVTSSAGAVKQTVPGTPAIVVATIGAEPVVSTGSTTGSGYSAVLLLDTWLLLGRPDLRTDEEALRRWSNAAGLVRPGGRVLVVGDPALPVLQALVRWDQPGFAQREASARQEAHLPPASRMATITGTPGALDDALTLLALPPGAEVLGPVPAEPTSTGEPRLRAVVRVPRSLGTKLTEALGELQRVRSARKLDPVRVQVDPPTL